A window of Mucilaginibacter sp. PAMC 26640 contains these coding sequences:
- a CDS encoding cell division protein FtsX yields MFKNYIKTAFRTLKKNTGFTLINVLGLALGLCVCMLIVFYVIDELGYDNYNVKADRIYRVNNNTKFGGKSSESAVAAAPLGPTLVTDFPEVENAVRFRSWQSFKVRKGNQNVQENRMAYADASIFAVFTLPMIEGDPKTALLDPKTVVLTETIAKKYFNTTADVVGRFLTFNDTIQYKVNGVIKDFPKQSHFHFDFILAMAGSAESKQNFWLNSNFNTYILLKPGSNINNLQAKFPAFVRKYVGGQLEPAIHMDYATFEKTGDYFRLNLVPLKNIHLRSNADGEMDSNGNIQYVYIFSAVALFILLIACVNFMNLSTARSSNRAREVGVRKVLGSSRGSLIGQFLAESVMVTFAATVIAVTAASLLLPLFNQMADKQLAFTQATFVWLMPALLAIVLIIGCLAGSYPAFFLSAFQPIDVLKGKLSTGFKGGFLRSFLVVFQFSISIFLIIGTLVIYHQLKFIQNKDLGYNREQVLIVNNVGVLNKQAKVFKHEIQQMPGVKNATLSGYIPTGGWQNNNTLFEDPGLNSKHAISTAYWDVDEDYIPTLEMKILAGRNFSAAMKTDSTAIILNEAAVKILGLKHPLDHELYLPLDPLGKSVLKLHVIGVIKDFNFTSLRENIAPIVFTFQENNGALSIRLNPANAMAVLEQVKQKWASLSPNQQFEYSFMNEDFENNYRTEQRIGGIFIAFTSMAIIIACLGLFGLAAYAAEQRTKEIGIRKVLGANVSVIVAMLSQDFIKLVLVSIAIASPLAWYSMQHWFLDSFAYRDGIKWWILAAAGGGAVTIALITISFQSIKAALANPVTSLKNE; encoded by the coding sequence TACCGGGTAAACAATAATACTAAATTTGGTGGCAAGTCAAGTGAATCTGCGGTAGCCGCAGCGCCGCTGGGTCCTACGCTGGTGACTGATTTTCCGGAAGTGGAAAATGCGGTAAGGTTCAGGAGCTGGCAGTCCTTCAAGGTGCGTAAAGGCAATCAAAATGTACAGGAAAATCGCATGGCTTATGCAGATGCTTCCATCTTTGCTGTGTTTACGTTGCCAATGATAGAGGGTGACCCTAAAACAGCGCTATTAGATCCCAAGACGGTTGTGCTGACAGAAACCATCGCCAAAAAGTATTTTAATACAACTGCCGATGTAGTTGGGCGTTTTTTAACATTTAATGATACTATTCAGTATAAAGTTAACGGTGTGATCAAAGATTTCCCTAAGCAATCGCACTTTCATTTTGATTTTATACTGGCTATGGCAGGCAGCGCTGAAAGCAAACAGAACTTTTGGCTCAACAGCAATTTCAATACTTATATTTTATTAAAGCCAGGCAGCAACATTAATAACCTTCAGGCTAAATTCCCCGCGTTTGTGCGTAAATATGTAGGTGGCCAGTTAGAGCCGGCCATTCATATGGACTATGCCACCTTTGAAAAAACCGGCGACTATTTCAGGCTGAATTTGGTCCCGCTAAAAAACATTCATCTCCGGTCAAATGCAGACGGTGAGATGGATAGCAACGGCAACATTCAGTATGTGTATATTTTTTCGGCAGTAGCCCTTTTTATATTGCTGATCGCTTGCGTAAACTTTATGAATCTTTCTACCGCCAGGTCATCAAACCGGGCGCGTGAAGTCGGCGTGCGTAAGGTATTAGGTTCATCTCGTGGTTCACTCATCGGGCAGTTCCTTGCAGAATCGGTGATGGTTACTTTCGCTGCTACGGTAATTGCGGTAACTGCCGCCTCGCTGCTGTTGCCTTTATTTAACCAGATGGCAGATAAACAATTAGCTTTTACGCAGGCTACGTTTGTTTGGCTGATGCCTGCCTTACTGGCCATCGTATTAATAATTGGTTGTTTAGCAGGCTCATACCCGGCATTCTTTTTATCGGCTTTTCAGCCTATTGATGTTTTAAAAGGTAAGCTGTCAACCGGCTTCAAAGGTGGCTTTCTGCGCAGCTTCCTGGTCGTCTTCCAATTTTCCATTTCTATATTCCTCATCATCGGCACCTTAGTAATTTATCACCAGCTTAAATTTATCCAAAATAAAGATCTGGGTTACAACCGCGAGCAGGTACTGATTGTGAATAATGTTGGTGTACTTAACAAACAGGCCAAAGTATTTAAACACGAGATTCAACAAATGCCCGGGGTTAAAAATGCTACCTTATCTGGCTATATACCAACCGGGGGATGGCAAAACAATAACACCTTGTTTGAAGACCCGGGATTAAATAGTAAACATGCCATATCTACGGCTTACTGGGATGTAGACGAGGATTATATCCCCACACTAGAGATGAAGATCCTGGCTGGCCGCAATTTCTCCGCCGCCATGAAAACTGATTCTACAGCAATTATTTTAAATGAAGCCGCTGTAAAAATATTGGGGCTCAAACATCCGTTAGACCATGAATTGTATCTTCCTTTGGATCCGTTGGGTAAATCTGTATTAAAATTGCATGTTATCGGCGTTATAAAAGACTTTAATTTTACCTCGCTGCGCGAAAATATTGCCCCCATTGTTTTTACTTTTCAGGAAAATAACGGAGCCCTAAGTATCCGGCTAAATCCAGCTAATGCGATGGCTGTTTTGGAGCAGGTCAAACAAAAATGGGCCTCGCTGTCGCCGAATCAGCAATTCGAGTATTCGTTCATGAACGAGGATTTTGAAAATAATTACCGCACCGAGCAGCGCATTGGCGGCATTTTTATCGCATTCACCTCTATGGCAATTATTATTGCCTGCCTAGGCTTATTCGGGCTTGCTGCTTATGCAGCCGAGCAGCGTACCAAGGAGATAGGCATCCGCAAGGTTTTGGGCGCAAATGTATCCGTCATTGTGGCGATGCTCTCTCAGGATTTTATTAAACTGGTACTTGTATCCATTGCCATTGCTTCACCGCTGGCCTGGTACAGTATGCAGCATTGGTTTTTAGACAGCTTTGCTTATCGCGACGGGATCAAATGGTGGATACTGGCAGCAGCGGGTGGCGGTGCAGTAACCATTGCACTCATCACTATTAGTTTCCAGTCGATAAAGGCGGCATTGGCTAACCCGGTAACGAGTTTGAAGAACGAATAG